Proteins encoded by one window of Streptomyces clavuligerus:
- a CDS encoding DUF1697 domain-containing protein: MATLRYAALLRGINVGGHRRVPMAALRDVLTGLGHTAVVTHLQSGNAAFTAAAGGEREITAALEDAIERRFGFRVDCLVRDGEYLRAVAEACPFDADGLAPKQLHITYFSAPVTPERFAAVDPAAFAPEEFRLGDRALYLHTPDGMGRSRLADVLARPALLTGLVATSRNWNTVRKLVELTR, translated from the coding sequence ATGGCGACCCTGAGGTACGCGGCCCTGCTGCGCGGCATCAACGTCGGCGGCCATCGCAGGGTCCCCATGGCCGCGTTGCGCGACGTGCTCACCGGCCTGGGGCACACCGCCGTCGTCACCCATCTCCAGAGCGGCAACGCCGCCTTCACCGCGGCGGCGGGCGGCGAACGGGAAATCACCGCCGCCCTGGAGGACGCCATCGAGCGGCGGTTCGGCTTCCGTGTCGACTGCCTGGTGCGCGACGGGGAGTATCTGCGGGCCGTCGCCGAGGCCTGCCCCTTCGACGCCGACGGCCTCGCGCCCAAGCAGCTCCACATCACCTACTTCTCCGCGCCCGTCACCCCGGAGCGCTTCGCCGCCGTCGACCCGGCCGCCTTCGCCCCCGAGGAGTTCCGCCTCGGGGACCGCGCGCTCTATCTGCACACGCCGGACGGGATGGGCCGCAGCAGGCTCGCGGACGTCCTCGCCCGGCCCGCGCTGCTCACCGGGCTCGTCGCCACCTCCCGTAATTGGAACACCGTCCGCAAGCTGGTCGAGCTGACCCGCTAG
- a CDS encoding DUF4236 domain-containing protein, which yields MPFHFHKRITLVPKLLHLNVGPHGWSLTLGGRRAHLTRDSHGRHGMAVRLPGGFVWRRRVRRRR from the coding sequence ATGCCCTTTCACTTCCACAAGCGGATCACCCTGGTCCCCAAGCTGCTGCATCTGAACGTCGGCCCGCACGGCTGGTCGCTGACGCTCGGGGGGCGACGGGCGCATCTGACCCGGGACAGCCACGGACGGCACGGTATGGCGGTCCGGCTGCCCGGCGGTTTCGTCTGGCGCCGACGCGTCCGGCGGCGGCGCTGA